One genomic segment of Sminthopsis crassicaudata isolate SCR6 chromosome 2, ASM4859323v1, whole genome shotgun sequence includes these proteins:
- the MPV17 gene encoding mitochondrial inner membrane protein Mpv17 isoform X2: protein MGIGDIISQQLIEKRGLEKHQVRRTLTMAFIGCSFVGPVVGGWYRILDRLIPGNTKVDALKKMVIDQGGFAPCFLGCLLPVIGTLNGLSVKDNWARLQRDYPDALITNYYIWPTVQLANFYLIPLVYRLAFVQCVAVIWNTYLSWKSHQS, encoded by the exons ATGGGGATAGGTGACATCATTTCTCAGCAGCTGATAGAGAAACGGGGTTTAGAGAAGCACCAGGTCCGAAGAACCCTGACCATGGCTTTTATAGGCTGCAGCTTTGTG GGCCCTGTGGTAGGTGGCTGGTACAGAATTTTGGACCGACTTATCCCTGGCAACACCAAAGTGGATGCACTGAAGAAGATGGTAATCGATCAG GGGGGCTTTGCTCCATGTTTTTTGGGGTGTTTGCTCCCAGTGATTGGAACACTTAATGGATTATCAGTCAAAGACAACTGGGCCAGACTGCAACGG gaTTACCCTGATGCCCTCATCACCAACTATTAT atttggcCTACTGTGCAGTTGGCCAACTTCTATCTCATCCCCCTTGTTTACag GTTGGCTTTTGTCCAATGTGTTGCTGTTATCTGGAACACTTACCTATCCTGGAAGTCACATCAATCCTGA
- the UCN gene encoding urocortin, with protein MRRPGRTVLLAVLLLLLVQLRLSTCSRGPLEAVSPRDKGPDRSLRWSPRNQAGGARALLLLTERFPRLAAGTGSLFSPLSYRSKPKRDESPVSIDLTFHLMRTLLAQARSQSQREQAKQNRIILDSVGK; from the coding sequence ATGAGACGGCCGGGGCGCACGGTTCTGTTGGCGGTACTGCTGCTTCTCTTAGTCCAGCTGCGCCTGAGCACCTGCAGCCGGGGGCCTCTAGAGGCGGTGTCCCCCCGGGACAAGGGTCCGGACCGGAGTTTGCGGTGGAGTCCCAGGAATCAGGCCGGGGGAGCCCGTGCCCTCCTCCTATTGACCGAACGTTTCCCGCGTTTGGCCGCTGGGACAGGCTCCCTCTTCTCGCCCCTAAGCTATCGGTCCAAGCCCAAACGGGACGAATCTCCTGTTTCCATCGACCTGACCTTCCACCTGATGCGGACCCTGCTGGCCCAGGCACGGTCGCAGAGCCAGAGGGAGCAAGCCAAGCAGAACCGGATCATCTTGGACTCGGTGGGCAAGTGA
- the TRIM54 gene encoding tripartite motif-containing protein 54 — MELLIPFLLLQASNPLWQSRGSTTVSSGGRFRCPSCRHEVVLDRHGVYGLQRNLLVENIIDIYKQESSRPLHSKAEQHLMCEEHEEEKINIYCLSCEVPTCSLCKVFGAHKDCEVAPLPNIYKRQKSELSDGIAMLVAGNDRVQAVITQMEEVCQTIEDNSRRQKQLLGQRFETLCAVLEERKAELLQVLAREQEEKLQRVRGLIRQYGDHLEASSKLVESAIQSMEEPQMALYLQQAKELIKKVGDMAKVELAGRPEPGYESMEQFSVSVEHVAEMLRTIDFQTGGSGEEEEEELVLEGEDGSAGAEEERLEAST; from the exons ATGGAG CTTCtaattcctttcctcctcctgcAGGCTTCAAATCCTCTGTGGCAATCCCGGGGTTCCACTACAGTGTCCTCAGGGGGACGGTTCCGCTGCCCATCCTGTAGGCATGAGGTTGTCCTGGACAGACATGGTGTGTATGGACTGCAGCGCAATCTGCTGGTGGAAAACATCATTGACATTTACAAGCAGGAGTCTTCACG GCCTCTGCATTCTAAAGCAGAGCAGCACCTGATGTGTGAAGAGCACGAGGAGGAGAAGATTAACATCTATTGCCTGAGCTGTGAGGTGCCCACCTGCTCCCTCTGCAAAGTGTTCGGTGCTCATAAGGACTGTGAGGTGGCCCCTCTGCCCAACATCTACAAACGCCAGAAG AGTGAGCTGAGCGACGGTATCGCCATGCTGGTGGCTGGAAATGACCGGGTCCAAGCAGTCATTACTCAGATGGAAGAGGTGTGCCAGACTATTGAA GACAATAGCCGCAGGCAGAAGCAGTTACTGGGGCAGAGGTTTGAGACGCTGTGTGCAGTGCTGGAAGAGAGGAAAGCAGAATTGCTTCAGGTCCTGGCCCGGGAGCAGGAGGAAAAGCTTCAGCGGGTTCGAGGGCTCATCCGTCAATATGGAGACCACTTGGAGGCCTCAAGCAAGCTTGTGGAATCTGCCATTCAGTCCATGGAGGAGCCACAGATGGCTCTCTACCTCCAG CAGGCCAAGGAGCTGATTAAAAA GGTTGGGGACATGGCAAAGGTGGAGTTGGCTGGTCGGCCAGAACCAGGCTATGAAAGCATGGAACAGTTCTCAGTGAGTGTGGAACATGTGGCTGAGATGCTCCGGACAATCGACTTCCAGACTG GGGGTtctggggaggaagaagaagaggagttGGTGCTGGAAGGGGAAGATGGCAGTGCCGGCGCTGAGGAAGAGAGATTGGAGGCTTCTACTTAG